A segment of the Cenarchaeum symbiosum A genome:
TGCAGCATTGTTGGAATTCTTGGCGTTCGACCTCTGGTTGTTAGAGGAGTTTCCTTTACCCATGCACGGGCTAGGGCCTGCCCGCAGTTAAGGCTTTTTGATGATTTGTCCATGGCCCCTCAAAGATCTGCAGAGATCGCCCGTATACCGCGAGGGCCTGTTGGCAGTCCACAGCGATCCCCCCGGGCTGGTGCCGTCCCGGCCCAGAGCAGGATAGTGTTAAATCGTAGTGCGCCCGGCTGCCCACAAATGGCAGAGCTCGACGAGTTTGCCGAGGCGCTATTCGGCCAGCTCGTGGTGGAGACGGACGAGGAAAAGCAGATAGCCGACCTCGCCGAAAGGATAAGAGACGATGCAGAGTTTGACGTCTCTTTTACGGGGCTTGAAGATGCCGCCGGGAGGATATTCCCAGAGATGCGCAAGAGGCTGGCCGGCTTTCCCGGCATGGGCGTACAAGGGGAGATCTCCATCGAGCTTGCATCTTTGCGCGATTTCAAGCTGCTCAAGGGCAGAAAGGTGTTCACGGATAAAGACTCGCGGGGCTTTGTCGACGGGCTCTTTGAAGCTGTAGCTGACGCCGACGCGGGAGCCCTTGTCGGGCTGATACGGCGGGACCTGGCCAAATACCTTGTATACTCTACATATGCGATACAGTACCTATCGAGGATATCGACCACCTATGGCGACTTTCTCGACGGCAAGATATACCTCAACGACTTTATCCTGTCCAGCTATCCCCAGATTATCCTGTACAGGCAGGGGCAGCCCTTCAAGGCCCGCTTTGGCGGGGTCGAATCGGGGTACATGGGGGCGCTCAAGATGACCATCCTCGAAGAGCTGATACACTCCCAGCAGGACCCGCTACACAGGATGAACACAGAAGCTGCAATACAGGTCAACTCGATAAACGAGGAGCTCGCAGGAATAATCATAGGCCTGGAAGATGAGACGGCATCCTCCCTGTACGAGCATATGCAGCTCCAGGAGGTGCCAGACGACTTTCCCGTGGCCAAGAGGGCCAACCTGTTCTTTATGCTCAACCCGGACAATTTCATCGTAAACGTGCTGGGGCCCGACGTGATGACCTATGACAGGATAGAGATAGACCCCGAGATATCCCGGATGGTGCCGGAGCTGCTCGGGGTGTACCAGAAGTGGCTTGGGCCCATACAGCGGCACCATGCGGCGTTTACTACAATGGAGGGCATGGCCGGGTTTTTGGTCGAGGAGATACTCGGCGATGATCCCGACTTTCAGGCCTACCTTGGATCATTCATGGGAACAGACATGTCCTCGTACAGAGTCCGCAAGGACATGGGCCGGGACTTTACAAGGTCTGTCCACGAAAAGCTGGGCGCGGGCACATTTGAGATGCTGCTGAACAGCCCGCCAAATACAAAGGAGCTCAAGGATCCCGCAAGGTATCTCGGCAGGGTGGGAAGCTGATGGACTGGGCATCGATGGTGCGGGATCCCGGGACGGGGCTTGGGGCCAAGTGCCTCGATACATCGCGGATCCTCGCGTATCCTGACCTTGATTCTGCCGTGTACTCTGCAAAGCTCGATGCCCTGGCAGAGGAGGCCCGCAGGGAAACAGGGGACAAAGGTGACAGGTACGCGCTCGCGGTCGCTTGCGAGATGCTTGCGCGGGTCGGATATTCGGGGAACAAGGATGACTATTACGATCCCCGGAACAGCCACCTCCACGAGGTGATCGACCGCAGGACGGGCACCCCGATATCGCTGTGTATAGTATACGCGGAGGTGGCAGGCAGGCTCGGCCTAGAACTGAAGCTTGCCGGGTTCCCGGGGCATGTCGTGGCTGTATTGGGCGAGGAGACCGTCATAGACCCGTTCAACGGGGGCCGACTGGTGGGCCACGACGAGCTGCAGTCTATTCTAGACGGCCTGTTTGGCGGCAGGCTGGTCATGAACCCGAGCTTTCTTGATCCCATGACCGACGAGGCGGTCCTGCTCAGGGTGTCGAGGAACCTGCGCAATTCTTACGCCAATTCATACGACTATGGGAGGGCGTCTGCATGCGCGGACATGGCGCTGTCGCTGGAGCCTGATTCTCCCGGCGACATAAGGGACAAGGGGATAATAGAGGAGAAGCTGGGCAACTATTCAAGCTCCCTTGAATACCTTGAGCGATACATCCAGAAGAGCCCGAGGGGCCGCGACGTGGAGGTTATAACGGAACTGGCAAGGGCGACCCGGGAAAAGCTCAGTCGATGATAGAGTCCACATCGGTGCCGTGCTTTATCATCTTTATCTCGTGGCGCGCTATCTTGTTGCGGAGGGCCCTTTTCAGCACGTTGACCTCATCTCTAAGCTCGGCACACTGGTCTTCTAGCTTTGCGACCCGCTCGTATATCGTCTCGCCTTCTTCGCCCATGTAGATTGCCTGCAAAATTACCTTAAAAAGTTTTGGCAGAAAAGAATATCCACGGATGATGCGCGGTGCCGCCGGTTTGTGTAACCGCCGGGTGCGTGCCCCCGGATACACTTTGATGAAGCCGCGGCAGGCGTGTTGTACGGGATAATGTGCGGGCCCGACCGGATTCGAACCGGCGACCTATCGCTCCGCAAGCGATCGCACTATCCATGCTATGCAACGAGCCCGACTGTCTTAGATTTCCAGCCTTAATCTGCATTTCGTATTGATGCGGGGTCTGGCCGGCCCGGCAGCCTTGTCCGGCGGTACTGGCTTTGAGAAAACGGCCGGTTTGCACCTGCGGCAGGCGCATTCTCTCTCAAAGCAGGGGCTCTCTGACCGGGTGGCCGCGGCCCGGGCTGTCCATCAGGCACGGTGCATTCCGGGGTCTGCAAGGCCGCATGCGCCTAGCCTGTGGACTTGGGGTTTGCATGGGTCTTGTCGTAATAGTCGACTATGCTTTTTATGACCGACTCTGGCGGTATTGCCTCTTTTCCACCGGGGCCCTGCGGCTGTGCCGCGCCATCATGCAGGCCCAGGTATTCCATGACGCGTGGGTGCACCATACTATCAAAGCTTGCAACAACGTCCCTGGCCCATTTGCAGCATTTTGAAGACTCGTCATTTTGGTACCCGGGGTGCCCCTCTAGGTGGTTGATGTTGTTTCTGGCTATGCGGATTAGAAAATACCACTCGTCTATCCTGGAGACGGGCATATCACTGCCCTTCCATTCGGCGGATTTTACGATCTCTTCGACCTGCTTTACCTCTTCTGTGACATCTTCGAGCAGTCTCTCGGGCATTGCAGATTCACACGGGATCAGCACACGCTCGTAAAATACCATTGCATGGCACTCAACGGGCAGGGATGCAGGAGCCTGCCGGCACGAACCCGGATTTAGACATGAAGTCCATTCGGCTCCGTCCTGCACCGCCAGGCAAGGCCCTGGGCGTACAATGCTCCCCGGATACACCGATCCAAAAAACATATACGCATACACTGGCAACTACAAACGGGCATAGTATCTCACCGGTGGTATGCCCGCACACGCAACTAGTAACCAATATGGCCGGGTTTTCGCATAGCCCGGCCTTTTTCCATACTGGGCAGATTCTGAACGGGCCGGCGCCCTGCCATGTATTGGCCTGTCGCCGAATTACCTGCGTGAAAGTTTTACGAGCTCAACTGTACGCTTGGACTGCCTGTTTATGATATTCTATATTTGCGGGAATCTTTACTCTTCTTCTGCCTTTTTGACAAAGATATAGTACATGGCAAAGGCGGCTATTATCCCGCCGAGTATCGGCGCCGCCCAGTATATCCAGTGGAACTCCCAGAACCCGGATATGAGTGCGGGGCCAAAGGTCCTTGCCGGGTTGACAGAGGCGCCAGTCAGGGGGATGCCCACCAGGTGTATGAGAAAGACCATCCCGCCTATGCTAAAGCCGTGCCATCCGGGGGATGCCTTTTTGTGCAGGACCGTCATGAATACCACTACTACAAGGAAGAAGGTCAGCACCGCCTCTACGGCAAATGCCGCCCCGATGCTCCCGTTTAGTATCTCGCTTGGGCCTCCCTGGGTGCCAAAGTTGACCCTTGCACCGAGCTCGGGCAGTATCGCCCACAGGGTGGCGGCTGCCACAACGGCGCCTGCAAGCTGGGCCCCCACGTAGCCTATCCCGTCGGCCACGCCGAGCTTTCTTAACAGTATCAGGGGTATGGTTATTGCGGGGTTGATGTGCGCTCCGGAGACCTGGCCAAACGAGTATACCATGAATGCGATGACGCTTCCGTGAGCGGCCGAGATGAACAGGACGGAGATCGTATTGAGCTCCTCTCCGAATGCGGCCACTGAGACTATCACGGAGAGCGGCCCAAAAAAGACCAGCCCGTACATGCATATGGCCTCTGCAAGCCACGCCCGGGGATTTACCATAGACGGCACCAAATTATGTCTCCATATAAAGATTAGCCGTTGCATGCGCCAAATTCACCAAAGCGCGCGCTAAATGATTATAGGGAGCAATAATGAGCGGTGCACATGGCGATAAGCGAAGGCGACAAGGAGCCAAAGTTTGAAGCGCAGGATTCTGACGGCAAGACGGTAAAGTCGTCGGACTATGCCGGCAAGCGCCATGTGATCTACTTTTATCCAAAGAACTTTACCCCGGGCTGCACCATCCAGGCCGACGAGTTCTCTGTAAACCTTGCAAAGTTCAAAAAGGCGGGAATAGAGATCATCGGGGTCAGCCCGGACGATTCTGCATCCCACAAAAAGTTCTGCAACAAAATGGGCGTAAAGTACACGCTTTTGGCCGATACCGATCACACCGTATCCAAGGGGTTCGGCGTCTGGGGGACCAAAAAGTTCATGGGCAAGGAGCACATGGGGGTAATCAGGAGCACCTTCCTGGTGGACGAAAAGGGCCTTGTCTTCAAGGTGTTCCCCAAGGTAAAGCCGGCGGGGCACGCAGCCGAAGTGCTCGATTGCTTCAAGAGCTAGATTAGAAAATCATAGTGCGAAAGGATTAACGTCCTGATATGTGCCTGTGTTAAAAACTGGATTAGAAACCCTTTGGGAGTGTGCCGCGCGGTTTTGCCGCTGCCCCTTGGGCCTCTGCACGCTTTTTGGCTGCAAGCTCTGCCGCTGCTGCTGCCAGCTCGGCCGCCTCTTTTGCCTCCCTGTCAAGGCGTGCAAGATAGTCGCTTTCGTATGATGCCAGGTCGGACTTTGTCTCGGCCGGCTTGGGGGGCGCCTGAGCTGTTCCCTTTGGAAGCGTTCCCTTTGGCAGTGTGCCCTTGGGTAGCGTCTGTTTTGGCTTTTCAGGCTCTGGTGGCGGCGCCTTTGTTGCCTCCGGCTTTGCCTCGACTCCGGTAATCTTGTAGTCAAACCCGTTGAACTGCTTGTCGGCCGGGTGGTATGCAAGCCTCTGTCTGGTGGCAAAGTAGTTGTTGGACGGGGCTGTGTACCCTGTGACCTTTGCCTTTTGCATGTTCCAGTCGGATGTAGGCGCGCTGCCCATCGTTGCGTGCAGCCTGGCATAGTACCTGTTGGGGCTGGGTGTGTATCCCGGAACCTTTGCCTTGTACTCGAACGGGTTCGTCATGGCCGAGTCCCTGTATATGAGCTCGAGCGCCTGTGCGTTGTTTGCCGGTGCCGCCTTTGCCTCTACCTTTTTGGCAGGATCCGGCTTTGGCGCGGCAGGCTTTGCCTCGCCCATTCCCTTGGGCAGTGTGCCTTTTGGTTTTTTCGGTGGTTCAGGCTGTGCTGCAGGCTTGGCCTCGCCCATTCCCTTGGGCAGTGTGCCTTTTGGCTTTGTGGGCTCTGGTTTTGGCTCTGCGGGTTTCGCCTCGCCCATTCCCTTTGGCAGTGTGCCTTTTGGTTTTTTCGGTGGTTCAGGCTGTGCTGTAGGCTTGGCCTCGCCCATTCCCTTGGGCAGTGTGCCTTTTGGCTTTGTGGGCTCTGGTTTTGGCTCTGCGGGTTTCGCCTCGCCCATGCCCTTTGGCAGAGTGCCTTTGGGCTTTTTGGCAGGCTCAGGCTCTGCGGGCTTTGGCTGCTCGGCAGGCTTGGCCTGTGCCGTGCTGGGCTTTGCCTCCAAGCCGGCGGATAGCTGATCGAGCTTTCTTTCTAGATCGGCAATCTTGTCTTCTAGCTCCTTCTTTGAGCCCTTCTTGGTAGCCATCTGT
Coding sequences within it:
- a CDS encoding peroxiredoxin (COG1225), which codes for MAISEGDKEPKFEAQDSDGKTVKSSDYAGKRHVIYFYPKNFTPGCTIQADEFSVNLAKFKKAGIEIIGVSPDDSASHKKFCNKMGVKYTLLADTDHTVSKGFGVWGTKKFMGKEHMGVIRSTFLVDEKGLVFKVFPKVKPAGHAAEVLDCFKS
- a CDS encoding glycerol uptake facilitator (COG0580), whose amino-acid sequence is MQRLIFIWRHNLVPSMVNPRAWLAEAICMYGLVFFGPLSVIVSVAAFGEELNTISVLFISAAHGSVIAFMVYSFGQVSGAHINPAITIPLILLRKLGVADGIGYVGAQLAGAVVAAATLWAILPELGARVNFGTQGGPSEILNGSIGAAFAVEAVLTFFLVVVVFMTVLHKKASPGWHGFSIGGMVFLIHLVGIPLTGASVNPARTFGPALISGFWEFHWIYWAAPILGGIIAAFAMYYIFVKKAEEE
- a CDS encoding conserved hypothetical protein (COG2912), which gives rise to MDWASMVRDPGTGLGAKCLDTSRILAYPDLDSAVYSAKLDALAEEARRETGDKGDRYALAVACEMLARVGYSGNKDDYYDPRNSHLHEVIDRRTGTPISLCIVYAEVAGRLGLELKLAGFPGHVVAVLGEETVIDPFNGGRLVGHDELQSILDGLFGGRLVMNPSFLDPMTDEAVLLRVSRNLRNSYANSYDYGRASACADMALSLEPDSPGDIRDKGIIEEKLGNYSSSLEYLERYIQKSPRGRDVEVITELARATREKLSR